The following are from one region of the Heterodontus francisci isolate sHetFra1 chromosome 34, sHetFra1.hap1, whole genome shotgun sequence genome:
- the LOC137349143 gene encoding zinc finger protein 229-like, whose protein sequence is MEKPCKCSDCGKGYKYPSQLEIHRRSHTGERPFTCSVCGKGFTGTSGLRLHQRVHTDERPFSCSQCGKSFRQSPTLIEHKRVHTGERPFACAVCGKRFTSSSHLSSHKRAHTGERPFICSVCGKGFTSSSSLLRHQAVHTEERPYTCSVCGKGFTRSSHRLTHQRVHTGERPYTCSVCGKGYICSSHLTAHKVVHSDKRPFNCTECEKSFKSTKDLLAHQRTHTGERPFTCSVCGKGYIWLSQLTVHQLVHSDKRPFKCSECEKSFKSTRDLLAHERTHTGERPFICSVCGKGYVCSSQLTVHQLVHSDKRPFKCSECEKSFKSTWDLLTHQRIHTGERPYICSLCGKRFTCSSHLIAHQRVHK, encoded by the coding sequence ATGGAAAAACCCTGTAAAtgctctgactgtgggaagggataCAAATACCCATCTCAACTGGAAATCCAtcggcgcagtcacactggggagaggccgttcacctgctccgtgtgtgggaagggattcactgggaCGTCCGGACTCCGATTACACCAGCGCGTTCACACGGACGAGAGACCGTTCAGTTGTTCTCAGTGCGGCAAGAGCTTCAGGCAGTCACCCACCCTCATTGAGCACAAGCGCgtccacaccggggagaggccgttcgcCTGCGCCGTGTGCGGGAAACGGTTCACGTCTTCGTCCCACCTCAGCAGCCACAAGCGCGCTCACACTGGagagagaccgttcatctgctcagtgtgcgggaagggattcacttcaTCCTCCAGCCTTCTGAGGCACCAGGCTGTCCACACGGAGGAGAGGCCgtacacctgctccgtgtgtgggaagggattcacccgcTCGTCCCACcgcctgacacaccagcgagttcacaccggggagaggccgtacacctgctccgtgtgtgggaagggatacaTTTGTTCGTCCCACCTCACGGCACACAAAGTTGTTCACTCTGATAAGAGACCCTTTAATTGTACTGAATGCGAGAAGAGCTTCAAAAGCACCAAGGATCTGCTGGCGCACCAGCGcactcacaccggggagaggccgttcacctgctccgtgtgtgggaagggatacaTTTGGTTGTCCCAGCTCACTGTGCACCAACTTGTTCACTCTGATAAGAGGCCTTTCAAATGCAGTGAGtgcgagaagagctttaaaagcacaaGGGACCTGCTGGCTCACGAGCGcactcacaccggggagaggcctttcatctgctccgtgtgtggAAAGGGATACGTTTGTTCATCCCAGCTCACTGtacaccaacttgttcactctgATAAGAGGCCTTTCAAATGCAGTGAGtgcgagaagagctttaaaagcacttGGGACCTGTTGACACACCAGCGCatccacactggggagaggccgtacaTCTGCTCCCTGTGTGGGAAGCGGTTCACTTGCTCGTCACATCTGATAgcccaccagcgagttcacaagtga